In a genomic window of Niallia taxi:
- a CDS encoding TetR/AcrR family transcriptional regulator, producing the protein MKENKVDRRIIRSQEAIKNAFIAMMTEKAIDEITIQDIADKANVGRRTVYLHYLDKYDLLERLIEGHIGELRKLCESASELSFAEGNLMWFEYFERHSSFFSAMFASKGAPVFRSQFIKFVMEELEAEVDVSNGQNQGLSKDLILKFFSAAIVEIVEAWFTNELSESTQAVAAQVGMLLDRNFD; encoded by the coding sequence ATGAAGGAGAACAAGGTGGATAGAAGGATAATCAGATCACAGGAAGCTATCAAAAATGCTTTTATTGCAATGATGACTGAAAAAGCTATTGATGAAATTACGATCCAAGATATTGCCGATAAAGCAAATGTTGGCAGGAGAACAGTTTATCTGCATTATTTAGATAAATATGATTTACTCGAAAGGCTGATTGAAGGACATATCGGCGAATTAAGAAAACTATGCGAATCAGCATCAGAATTGAGCTTTGCTGAAGGAAATCTTATGTGGTTTGAATACTTTGAACGTCATTCCTCCTTTTTTTCGGCTATGTTTGCCAGTAAAGGGGCACCGGTTTTTCGCAGTCAATTTATAAAGTTTGTTATGGAAGAGCTAGAAGCTGAAGTGGATGTAAGTAATGGTCAGAATCAGGGGTTAAGTAAGGATTTAATCCTTAAATTTTTTTCTGCAGCAATAGTAGAAATAGTAGAAGCATGGTTTACCAATGAATTATCTGAGTCTACTCAGGCCGTGGCAGCACAAGTAGGAATGTTATTAGATAGAAATTTTGATTAG
- a CDS encoding carboxymuconolactone decarboxylase family protein, giving the protein MGKYEQLFGKGEPASYFTDPEFQNILSSFIFGEVFFQGKLDDKIRELITIVVLTTNQTLPQLKAHVNAALNIGLTPVEIKEAVYQCAPYIGFPKTFNAINEVNEVFKAHNIALPIDSQKTVDEGYRLSKGLAIQIEIFGDVITKMRYPQSTALEGVSRGEPLL; this is encoded by the coding sequence ATGGGAAAATACGAACAACTTTTTGGCAAAGGAGAACCTGCCTCCTATTTTACAGATCCTGAGTTTCAAAACATCTTAAGCAGCTTTATTTTTGGAGAGGTGTTTTTTCAAGGAAAGCTTGATGATAAAATACGTGAACTAATCACTATAGTTGTTTTAACTACTAATCAGACACTTCCCCAGCTTAAAGCACATGTTAATGCTGCATTAAATATTGGCCTAACACCTGTTGAAATCAAAGAGGCTGTTTACCAATGTGCACCGTATATTGGATTCCCAAAAACATTTAATGCTATCAATGAAGTGAACGAGGTATTTAAAGCTCATAATATTGCCTTACCAATTGATAGTCAGAAAACTGTAGATGAAGGTTATCGTCTTTCAAAAGGGCTTGCTATCCAAATAGAGATTTTTGGTGATGTAATTACAAAAATGCGATATCCACAGTCCACAGCCTTGGAAGGAGTTTCGCGAGGAGAGCCGTTATTATGA
- a CDS encoding cupin domain-containing protein yields MIKHENVKNGVIFPAGEKNEAFSQFFVGQSYLKTLIADPKVSVGVGNVTFEPGCRNNWHVHRNGFQLLLVTGGEGWYQEEGKPAQFLQAGDVIITHDGVKHWHGAAKDSWFEHIAITAGTPEWLEPVTDEEYNKLT; encoded by the coding sequence ATGATTAAGCATGAAAACGTAAAAAATGGCGTAATTTTCCCAGCAGGTGAAAAAAATGAAGCATTTTCCCAATTTTTCGTCGGACAAAGTTACCTTAAGACATTAATTGCTGACCCTAAAGTGAGTGTTGGTGTCGGAAATGTAACTTTTGAACCTGGTTGCAGAAACAACTGGCATGTTCACCGTAATGGTTTTCAGCTATTGCTAGTAACTGGCGGTGAAGGCTGGTATCAGGAGGAAGGAAAACCAGCTCAATTCTTACAGGCTGGTGATGTTATTATCACACATGACGGAGTGAAACACTGGCATGGTGCTGCAAAGGACAGTTGGTTTGAGCATATTGCAATAACTGCTGGTACACCTGAATGGCTAGAACCAGTAACAGATGAGGAGTATAATAAGTTAACATAA
- a CDS encoding leucine-rich repeat domain-containing protein, translating into MRKNRRSLRSNRTISCLIAALIVILSIMTVFVPPHQAYGADQTIAEIFPDDYLAKEMANILNKNENTSVPVSMEELQSITGLVLIDKGIQNITGLERLTQLEELDLTNNQIKDISLLKNLVNLNSLSISYNKISDISPLKALHLKGFEAGGQQIYLSEGITGNPTYLVLAGLDGSVPNITFKTGQGNYNNNQLIWNTAGQNVLTWNLESDNSFNGTVQQTITESFNFVPELTIDVAGPIYLSVGEEYLVKGTWKDLDHPTNTITSELNGIMLGTEVLDNGGELESLEWSYPIHADELNLGENNLVMTLADPSGGFSNVQLTIIVESPPSITFKDANKEVTIDNGAGYSISGTWKDLDSDEVDLYYVLGKKGPIMFADNVLNDTDKGNDIDFEFEIPAELLSIGTHKLQIYAIDDTDRQSNVRITTLKVIGELKFDHVPDNVSFDDTEISGERVFSKRSDDWGIVVLDTRGNGSSFRLTATLTDEFTNSEGQKLENALKFIDNNGDEINMEIGIATKVYEAITEEQQIISVNWEEDKGPLLLIEPYVYKGQYTASINWNLIDAP; encoded by the coding sequence ATGCGCAAAAATAGAAGAAGCTTGCGGAGTAATCGGACTATCTCATGTTTGATTGCAGCTTTAATAGTTATATTATCAATAATGACAGTTTTCGTTCCTCCCCATCAAGCATACGGGGCAGACCAGACAATCGCGGAGATTTTCCCAGATGATTACTTAGCTAAAGAGATGGCAAATATTTTAAATAAAAACGAGAATACGAGTGTTCCTGTTTCAATGGAAGAATTACAAAGTATTACAGGATTAGTGCTGATTGATAAAGGAATACAAAATATAACAGGACTAGAAAGGCTGACTCAACTAGAGGAATTAGATCTTACAAACAACCAAATAAAAGACATAAGTTTGTTGAAGAATTTAGTGAATCTAAACTCGTTAAGTATTTCATATAATAAAATCAGTGATATAAGTCCTTTAAAAGCATTGCATCTAAAGGGCTTTGAAGCTGGAGGTCAACAAATTTATCTGTCGGAAGGAATAACGGGTAATCCTACATATCTTGTATTGGCTGGCTTAGACGGGTCAGTACCTAATATTACCTTTAAAACTGGACAAGGGAATTACAATAACAATCAGTTAATATGGAACACAGCAGGACAAAATGTGTTAACTTGGAATCTGGAAAGTGATAATTCCTTTAATGGAACTGTACAGCAAACTATAACGGAGTCCTTTAATTTTGTTCCCGAATTGACTATTGATGTAGCGGGGCCAATATATCTATCTGTTGGTGAAGAATACTTAGTAAAGGGAACCTGGAAAGATTTAGATCATCCTACAAACACCATCACATCTGAGTTAAATGGTATTATGCTTGGAACAGAGGTACTAGATAATGGGGGGGAATTAGAGTCGCTTGAATGGAGTTATCCTATTCATGCAGATGAATTGAATTTGGGAGAAAATAACTTGGTTATGACATTAGCAGACCCGTCAGGTGGGTTTTCAAATGTTCAGTTAACAATCATTGTCGAAAGTCCTCCTTCCATCACTTTCAAGGATGCAAATAAAGAGGTCACCATTGATAATGGAGCGGGTTATTCTATTTCAGGGACTTGGAAGGACTTAGATAGTGATGAAGTTGATTTATACTATGTTCTGGGTAAAAAAGGTCCTATAATGTTTGCTGATAATGTACTTAACGACACTGACAAAGGGAATGATATTGATTTTGAGTTTGAAATTCCAGCTGAATTGCTATCAATTGGTACACATAAATTGCAAATCTATGCTATTGATGATACGGATAGACAATCTAATGTTCGAATAACAACGCTTAAAGTAATTGGTGAATTGAAGTTTGACCATGTACCGGATAATGTGAGTTTTGACGACACAGAAATTTCCGGAGAGCGCGTTTTTTCAAAGAGAAGCGATGATTGGGGAATTGTAGTATTGGATACCCGCGGAAACGGAAGCTCCTTTCGTTTAACAGCGACTTTAACGGACGAGTTTACAAACAGTGAAGGCCAAAAACTAGAAAATGCTTTAAAGTTTATTGACAATAATGGTGATGAAATAAATATGGAAATCGGCATTGCGACAAAAGTCTATGAAGCTATTACAGAGGAACAGCAAATTATCTCCGTGAACTGGGAGGAAGATAAAGGGCCATTATTACTAATCGAACCATATGTGTATAAAGGGCAATATACTGCATCAATTAATTGGAACTTAATTGATGCACCGTAA